The following proteins are encoded in a genomic region of Vibrio tasmaniensis:
- a CDS encoding tripartite tricarboxylate transporter permease, producing MLDGILQGLSTAVMPMNIMMVIVGCFVGTFIGMLPGLGPISAIALMIPITYGLDPSSGLILMAGVYYGAVFGGSTSSILINAPGCSSTVVTAFDGYPMAQKGQAGKALALAAYSSFTGGTLSAIMLLIAAPALASVSLSFQSSDYFALMLLGLSAVAAFAGPGQVIKAWMMTILGLMLSTVGIDKGVGVERFTFGLTDLMDGFSFLLLAMATFALGETLMGILKPEKDTSGEESQKMADIGSMKVTKEEFKEVAPVSIRSSILGFFTGVLPGAGATIAAFLSYGMERSLAPKDKQKEFGKGSIRGLVAPESANNAASSGSFVPLLTLGIPGSGTTAIMLGALIAYGIQPGPRLFVEHPDVFWSVIISMYFGNIVLVILNLPLIPYISKLLAVPRTVLLPMIIFFSITGVYLVSFNTMDVFVMLIVAMAAIALRLANFPLAPLLLGFILGGLMEENLRRALMISDGELSFLWERPITMTFTILAVLVLSSPILVKLFKSFRAKPVEV from the coding sequence ATGTTAGACGGAATTTTACAAGGACTTTCGACCGCTGTGATGCCAATGAACATCATGATGGTAATTGTTGGCTGTTTTGTTGGTACCTTTATTGGGATGCTACCGGGACTCGGTCCAATTTCAGCAATCGCGCTGATGATCCCGATTACATACGGCCTTGACCCTTCTTCTGGTCTTATTTTGATGGCAGGTGTGTACTACGGCGCGGTATTTGGCGGTTCAACGTCATCAATATTAATCAACGCTCCAGGTTGTTCTTCAACGGTAGTAACCGCATTCGATGGCTACCCGATGGCTCAAAAAGGTCAAGCTGGTAAAGCGCTGGCACTTGCAGCCTACTCTTCTTTCACAGGCGGCACGCTTTCGGCAATCATGCTTTTGATTGCGGCTCCGGCTCTAGCTAGTGTGTCATTGAGTTTCCAGTCTTCAGACTACTTTGCATTAATGTTGTTAGGTTTATCGGCTGTAGCGGCATTTGCAGGCCCAGGTCAGGTAATCAAGGCATGGATGATGACCATTCTTGGTTTGATGTTATCTACTGTTGGTATCGACAAAGGCGTTGGTGTTGAGCGTTTCACGTTTGGCCTAACAGACCTAATGGATGGCTTTAGCTTCCTACTTCTTGCTATGGCAACATTCGCTTTAGGTGAGACTTTAATGGGTATTTTGAAACCTGAGAAAGACACCAGCGGCGAAGAAAGCCAAAAGATGGCCGATATTGGCAGCATGAAAGTGACTAAAGAAGAGTTCAAAGAAGTCGCGCCCGTTTCGATTCGTTCTTCAATTCTTGGCTTCTTCACTGGCGTGCTTCCGGGTGCTGGCGCGACTATCGCAGCTTTCTTAAGCTACGGCATGGAACGCAGCCTAGCGCCAAAAGACAAGCAGAAAGAGTTTGGTAAAGGCAGTATTCGTGGTCTTGTGGCTCCTGAATCAGCAAACAACGCAGCTTCAAGTGGTTCATTTGTACCGCTGTTAACACTCGGTATTCCGGGTTCTGGTACTACTGCAATCATGCTTGGTGCACTCATCGCTTATGGTATTCAGCCGGGTCCTCGCTTGTTCGTTGAGCATCCAGATGTATTCTGGTCGGTAATTATCTCTATGTACTTTGGCAACATCGTGCTGGTTATCTTAAACCTACCGTTGATCCCTTACATATCTAAACTGCTTGCTGTACCAAGAACGGTACTACTGCCAATGATTATTTTCTTCTCAATCACAGGCGTGTACTTGGTGTCTTTCAACACGATGGATGTGTTTGTGATGCTAATTGTGGCAATGGCGGCGATAGCGTTAAGGCTGGCCAACTTCCCGCTCGCACCGTTGCTGCTTGGATTTATCTTGGGTGGTTTGATGGAAGAGAACTTGAGACGCGCACTGATGATCAGTGATGGTGAACTCAGCTTCCTTTGGGAACGCCCAATCACCATGACATTCACTATCTTGGCGGTATTGGTTCTCTCTAGTCCGATTCTCGTTAAGCTGTTCAAGAGCTTTAGAGCAAAGCCAGTTGAAGTTTAG
- a CDS encoding sulfite exporter TauE/SafE family protein: MDWLILFLSGVVGGVLNSIAGGGSFITFPALLFAGVPPIAANATNTFASCAGYISGAYALRHEIQSGTKQLKLTIGLCVIGGGIGAFLLLHTPEALFTQSVPWLLLFAALLFTFGGTLNKWLKQATIKHKHATSAGVFFSALLLLVVCIYGGYFNAGLGIVTLSYLALVGYTNINVMNGIKLLVSACASLAAIVFFVINGSIDWPSGMAVLFGTLVGGYYSAKISRRIPQQYVRTTVIIASFLITAYFFYAN, translated from the coding sequence ATGGATTGGTTGATTCTATTCTTGTCAGGCGTGGTTGGTGGCGTGCTTAACTCTATTGCAGGAGGAGGCAGCTTCATCACCTTTCCCGCTCTATTGTTTGCTGGCGTGCCTCCTATTGCGGCCAACGCGACCAATACCTTTGCATCCTGTGCAGGCTACATTAGTGGTGCCTACGCTCTACGCCACGAAATCCAATCAGGTACTAAGCAGCTAAAGCTGACCATTGGTTTGTGTGTAATTGGTGGTGGCATCGGAGCATTTCTACTGCTGCACACACCAGAAGCTCTGTTCACCCAATCCGTACCTTGGTTATTGCTGTTCGCCGCTCTGCTTTTTACCTTTGGTGGCACACTCAACAAATGGCTTAAGCAAGCAACAATAAAACATAAGCACGCCACCAGCGCAGGGGTATTCTTTTCCGCTTTATTGCTTTTGGTCGTGTGTATCTATGGTGGTTACTTTAACGCAGGTTTGGGGATAGTGACATTGAGCTACTTGGCTCTGGTTGGTTACACCAACATAAACGTAATGAATGGCATCAAATTGCTGGTTTCTGCGTGTGCATCGTTAGCGGCAATCGTGTTTTTCGTCATCAATGGCTCGATAGACTGGCCGTCTGGCATGGCCGTTTTGTTTGGGACATTGGTTGGTGGTTACTATTCAGCAAAAATCTCTCGCCGCATACCTCAACAATATGTTCGTACCACAGTGATCATCGCGAGCTTTTTGATCACCGCTTACTTTTTTTATGCTAACTAG
- a CDS encoding VF530 family protein, whose protein sequence is MTEEERIELQQNNPLHGLKLDTMITELVDHYGWEILDAAMRMNCFNTKPTVASAVKYLKKTEWAREKVENFYLYRFKRMPKASDIEYQMPPRSRTFRHGLEPREPMELTVESILASQAKAAFAFKERRGGNGRNFRR, encoded by the coding sequence ATGACTGAAGAAGAAAGAATCGAACTGCAACAGAACAACCCTCTGCATGGCTTGAAATTAGACACTATGATCACTGAATTAGTGGATCATTACGGTTGGGAAATTTTGGATGCAGCAATGCGCATGAACTGCTTTAACACTAAGCCGACAGTAGCAAGTGCCGTTAAATACTTGAAGAAAACAGAGTGGGCTCGTGAGAAGGTTGAAAACTTCTACCTTTACCGTTTCAAGCGCATGCCTAAAGCTTCAGATATCGAATACCAGATGCCTCCGCGTTCACGTACATTCCGTCACGGGTTAGAGCCTCGTGAGCCAATGGAATTAACAGTTGAATCGATTCTAGCATCACAAGCTAAAGCGGCGTTTGCATTTAAAGAGCGTCGTGGTGGCAACGGTCGTAACTTTCGTCGTTAA
- a CDS encoding HD-GYP domain-containing protein, whose amino-acid sequence MALTMFDYSQISRVAAQDKDIIAIVDDLFRLAREHYPILSRLSVVLCSENRASNYFVSDTLCQEAEHRYVEQELKPESALSRMAESLDTRIINDLTTISPTKQISHLLDLGHQSSYTTPIHHQESNLGFVFINASSTGFFAKQTIQCDIAYLTQVISSLFVQWFERQRHFQSSLAIALNMGHARDPETKEHLIRMGKYSEQIARTLSHTKREITHQFIHRIRLYAPFHDIGKYRIPDKVLFSSARFNEEERAIMNNHTLYGEEMINDVVALSCHSSMCADEIQFIKNIVRHHHERFDGTGLPDALSNTAIPLEARIVTLADVFDALMSKRAYKHAWTLDEVMEYIEAHNGSMFDPECVEALKQNLDGFMAIREQYNDEAQPHIMTA is encoded by the coding sequence TTGGCTTTGACCATGTTTGACTACTCCCAAATCAGCAGAGTAGCCGCCCAAGATAAAGATATTATCGCCATCGTTGATGATCTCTTTCGGCTAGCTCGCGAACATTACCCCATACTGTCTAGGCTTTCGGTCGTGCTGTGCAGTGAAAATAGAGCATCGAATTACTTTGTGTCGGACACTCTGTGCCAAGAAGCAGAACATCGCTACGTTGAGCAAGAACTTAAGCCAGAATCGGCTTTGTCTCGAATGGCAGAGTCTTTAGATACTCGAATCATCAACGACCTCACCACCATTAGCCCAACCAAACAAATATCTCACCTGCTCGATCTCGGCCATCAAAGCAGTTATACGACACCTATTCATCATCAAGAAAGTAATCTTGGGTTTGTATTTATCAATGCTTCATCAACGGGATTTTTTGCTAAGCAAACTATTCAGTGTGATATCGCCTATCTCACTCAAGTCATCTCTAGCCTTTTCGTTCAATGGTTTGAGCGCCAGCGTCACTTTCAATCCTCTTTAGCGATCGCTTTAAATATGGGTCATGCTCGAGATCCAGAAACCAAAGAACACCTAATTCGTATGGGTAAATACAGTGAACAAATTGCTCGCACTCTGTCGCACACCAAAAGAGAAATTACACACCAGTTCATTCATCGAATTCGGCTGTACGCGCCCTTTCACGACATAGGAAAATATAGAATTCCAGATAAAGTGTTATTCAGCAGCGCGCGCTTTAATGAAGAAGAAAGAGCCATCATGAACAATCACACCTTATACGGGGAAGAGATGATCAATGATGTGGTTGCCCTATCTTGCCATAGCTCTATGTGTGCTGACGAAATACAGTTCATTAAAAATATCGTGCGTCATCATCATGAACGGTTTGATGGCACAGGGTTACCCGATGCTTTGAGTAACACAGCAATACCACTCGAAGCCCGCATCGTGACATTAGCCGATGTGTTTGATGCGCTAATGAGCAAAAGAGCCTATAAGCACGCGTGGACACTCGATGAAGTGATGGAATACATTGAAGCGCACAACGGTTCAATGTTCGACCCTGAATGTGTTGAGGCTCTTAAACAGAACCTAGACGGCTTTATGGCAATTCGAGAGCAATACAACGACGAGGCTCAACCTCATATAATGACGGCTTGA
- the gnd gene encoding decarboxylating NADP(+)-dependent phosphogluconate dehydrogenase, producing MKGDIGVIGLAVMGQNLILNMNDHGFKVVAHNRTAAKVDEFLEGPAKGTNIVGAYSLEELVEKLEAPRKVMLMVRAGDVVDTFIDKLVPLLDKGDIIIDGGNTNFPDTNRRVAALREKGIHFIGTGVSGGEEGARFGPSIMPGGSPEAWEAVKPIFQGISAKTDAGEPCCDWVGNDGAGHFVKMVHNGIEYGDMQLITEAYQFMKDGLGMNHDEMQAVFADWNKTELDSYLVEITADILGYKDEDGEALVEKILDTAGQKGTGKWTGINALDMGIPLTLITESVFSRCLSALKDQRVEAEKLFGKTVAPVEGDKQEWVDAIRQALLASKIISYAQGFMLMREASNENGWDLNYGNVALMWRGGCIIRSAFLGNIRDAYEANPEIAFLGSDAYFKGILDNCMGAWRKVAAKSMESGIPMPCMTSALTFLDGYTTARLPANLLQAQRDYFGAHTYERTDRPRGEFFHTNWTGTGGDTASTTYDV from the coding sequence ATGAAAGGTGATATCGGTGTAATTGGCCTAGCAGTAATGGGTCAGAACCTTATCCTAAACATGAACGACCACGGCTTCAAAGTTGTGGCTCACAACCGTACTGCTGCGAAAGTAGACGAGTTCCTAGAAGGCCCAGCTAAAGGTACTAACATTGTTGGTGCTTACTCTCTAGAAGAGCTAGTTGAGAAGCTAGAAGCGCCACGTAAAGTGATGCTTATGGTTCGTGCTGGTGACGTTGTAGATACGTTCATCGACAAGCTTGTACCACTTCTAGATAAAGGCGACATCATCATTGATGGTGGTAACACTAACTTCCCAGACACTAACCGTCGTGTTGCTGCTCTTCGTGAGAAAGGCATCCACTTCATCGGTACGGGTGTTTCTGGTGGTGAAGAAGGCGCTCGTTTCGGTCCTTCTATCATGCCAGGCGGTTCTCCTGAAGCTTGGGAAGCGGTTAAGCCTATCTTCCAAGGTATCTCTGCGAAAACTGACGCGGGTGAGCCTTGTTGTGATTGGGTTGGTAACGACGGTGCTGGTCACTTCGTTAAGATGGTTCACAATGGCATCGAATACGGTGACATGCAGCTTATCACTGAAGCATACCAGTTTATGAAAGATGGCCTAGGTATGAACCACGACGAAATGCAGGCTGTATTTGCCGACTGGAACAAAACTGAGCTAGATAGCTACCTAGTAGAAATCACTGCTGACATCCTTGGCTACAAAGATGAAGACGGTGAAGCGCTAGTTGAGAAGATCCTAGACACTGCTGGCCAAAAAGGCACAGGCAAATGGACAGGTATCAACGCACTAGACATGGGTATCCCACTGACTCTAATCACTGAGTCTGTATTCTCTCGTTGCCTATCTGCACTTAAAGATCAACGTGTTGAAGCTGAGAAACTGTTCGGAAAGACTGTTGCTCCAGTTGAAGGCGACAAGCAAGAGTGGGTTGATGCAATCCGTCAGGCTCTACTTGCTTCTAAGATCATCTCTTACGCTCAAGGTTTCATGCTAATGCGTGAAGCGTCGAACGAAAACGGCTGGGATCTAAACTACGGTAACGTTGCTCTTATGTGGCGTGGCGGTTGTATCATCCGTTCTGCATTCCTAGGCAACATTCGTGATGCTTACGAAGCGAACCCAGAGATCGCTTTCCTAGGTTCAGATGCATACTTCAAAGGCATCCTAGACAACTGCATGGGCGCTTGGCGTAAAGTTGCAGCTAAGTCTATGGAATCTGGCATCCCAATGCCATGTATGACTTCTGCACTAACGTTCCTAGACGGCTACACTACAGCTCGTCTTCCAGCGAACCTGCTACAAGCTCAACGTGACTACTTCGGTGCTCACACTTATGAGCGTACTGACCGTCCACGTGGTGAATTCTTCCACACAAACTGGACTGGTACAGGCGGCGACACTGCGTCTACAACGTACGACGTATAA
- the pgl gene encoding 6-phosphogluconolactonase — protein sequence MINHKIFATPELVVENLANEMKAYSEQGKPVHISLSGGSTPKMLFKLLAQAPYAEGIQWNNLHFWWGDERCVAPDDAESNFGEANTLLFTQVNLSAENIHRIRGEDEPKAEAERFAKEMADVIPTENGTPVFDWILLGVGADGHTASLFPGVTDYQDENLSVLASHPESGQIRVSKTAKVLEAAKRISYLVLGAGKVEIVKEIHTTPASELPYPAAKIQSKTGETEWFLDSNAASAIA from the coding sequence ATGATCAACCACAAGATCTTTGCAACGCCTGAATTGGTCGTTGAAAACCTAGCAAACGAAATGAAAGCTTACAGCGAACAGGGCAAACCTGTTCACATTTCATTGTCGGGTGGCAGCACGCCAAAAATGCTTTTCAAGCTTTTAGCTCAAGCGCCATACGCAGAAGGCATTCAATGGAATAACCTTCATTTCTGGTGGGGCGACGAACGTTGCGTGGCACCAGATGACGCTGAAAGCAACTTCGGTGAGGCGAATACACTGCTGTTTACTCAAGTAAACCTTTCTGCTGAGAACATCCACCGCATCCGTGGTGAAGATGAGCCTAAAGCAGAAGCAGAACGTTTCGCAAAAGAAATGGCAGATGTGATTCCAACAGAAAACGGCACGCCAGTTTTTGATTGGATTCTGCTCGGTGTTGGCGCAGACGGCCACACAGCTTCACTATTCCCGGGTGTAACTGACTACCAAGATGAGAACCTATCTGTATTAGCTTCTCACCCAGAGTCGGGTCAGATCCGTGTTTCTAAAACAGCGAAAGTTTTAGAAGCAGCAAAACGAATCAGCTACCTAGTGCTTGGCGCAGGTAAAGTCGAGATCGTTAAAGAAATTCATACAACTCCTGCTTCAGAACTGCCTTACCCGGCAGCGAAAATCCAGTCTAAAACTGGCGAAACAGAGTGGTTCCTAGATTCAAATGCAGCAAGTGCTATCGCATAA
- the zwf gene encoding glucose-6-phosphate dehydrogenase — MVIPENSSIVIFGASGDLTYRKLIPALYHLYASNQLPESFAILGVSRTEYSDESYREKLKKSLQEMEKTEPETLNAFIEHLHYQAINTSDVDDYARLAQRLDKLEQDYQFENHNTLFYLATPPSLYGVIPANLAAHGLNDEKNGWRRLIIEKPFGYDLASAQALDEEIHHHFQEHQIYRIDHYLGKETVQNLLVLRFSNAMFEPLWNRNFIEYVEITGAEFLGVEERGGYYDGSGAVRDMFQNHLLQVLAMVGMEPPAQINADSIRDEVVKVLQCLKPLEEDDLRKDLVLGQYTASDVRGQHLPGYREEPGVADDSRTETYIGLKAHINNWRWNGVPFYVRTGKRLPTRVTEIVIHFKNTPHPVFGQDAPENKLIIRIQPDEGIQMSFGLKEPGAGFKAKEVKMNFSYSDLPETQMLTAYERLLLDALNGDATLFARTDAVEACWKYVQPILDFKQDPQALFGYACGTWGPQEADELLQRDGRAWRFPCKNLTDTDYCEL; from the coding sequence ATGGTAATACCTGAAAACAGCAGCATCGTTATTTTTGGTGCGTCGGGAGATCTAACTTACCGCAAGTTAATTCCTGCTTTGTACCACCTGTATGCTAGCAATCAACTACCAGAATCCTTTGCGATTCTTGGAGTGAGCCGTACTGAGTACAGCGACGAGTCTTACCGTGAGAAGCTGAAGAAGTCTCTTCAGGAAATGGAAAAAACTGAGCCAGAGACGCTGAATGCATTTATTGAACATCTGCATTATCAAGCGATCAACACTTCAGATGTAGACGATTACGCTCGTCTAGCACAACGTCTAGACAAGCTTGAGCAAGACTACCAATTCGAAAACCACAACACATTGTTCTACTTGGCAACCCCGCCAAGCCTATACGGTGTGATTCCAGCAAACCTTGCTGCACATGGCCTGAACGATGAAAAGAACGGCTGGCGTCGTCTGATCATCGAGAAGCCATTTGGTTACGATCTAGCATCAGCTCAAGCGTTAGACGAAGAGATCCATCATCACTTCCAAGAACACCAGATCTACCGAATCGACCATTACCTTGGTAAAGAGACGGTACAAAACCTTCTAGTGCTTCGTTTCTCAAACGCGATGTTTGAACCACTGTGGAACCGTAACTTCATTGAATACGTTGAAATCACAGGTGCAGAGTTCCTTGGCGTTGAAGAGCGTGGCGGATACTACGACGGTTCTGGCGCAGTTCGTGACATGTTCCAAAACCACCTGCTGCAAGTTCTAGCAATGGTTGGCATGGAGCCACCAGCTCAAATTAACGCTGATTCTATCCGTGATGAAGTGGTTAAAGTACTTCAGTGTCTGAAACCACTGGAAGAAGACGACCTGCGTAAAGATTTAGTATTAGGTCAATACACAGCATCAGACGTTCGTGGTCAGCATTTGCCTGGTTACCGTGAAGAACCGGGTGTCGCAGATGACTCTCGTACTGAAACGTACATCGGCTTGAAAGCTCATATCAACAACTGGCGTTGGAATGGGGTTCCTTTCTACGTACGTACGGGTAAACGCTTACCAACGCGTGTAACTGAAATCGTGATTCACTTTAAGAACACGCCACACCCAGTGTTTGGTCAAGATGCACCAGAGAACAAACTGATTATCCGTATCCAACCGGATGAAGGTATTCAGATGAGCTTTGGTTTGAAAGAGCCAGGTGCAGGCTTTAAAGCCAAAGAAGTGAAAATGAACTTCTCTTACTCTGACTTGCCTGAAACTCAAATGCTAACGGCTTATGAGCGTCTTCTTCTTGATGCACTGAACGGTGATGCGACTCTGTTTGCACGTACCGATGCAGTAGAAGCATGTTGGAAGTACGTTCAACCAATCTTAGACTTTAAGCAAGATCCTCAAGCACTGTTTGGCTATGCTTGTGGTACTTGGGGCCCGCAAGAAGCCGATGAGCTTCTGCAACGTGATGGCCGCGCATGGCGTTTCCCATGTAAAAACCTAACAGATACGGATTACTGCGAACTATGA
- a CDS encoding response regulator → MNAITRVMVIEDDIAIAELHHRYLEQMGGFDVVGIATTQSEALMQLDILKPDLVLLDVYLPDGCGLDILNHVRGSNQGCDVILITAARDVDTLQQAMRGGVVDYLLKPVMFPRLEAALKKYQSQQQEFESVSDLNQGLVDMMLQANAKADSGKVSTLPKGIDGVTLDKIRAIFQQADIADITADEAGERIGASRTTARRYLEFLITTGELVADLNYGSVGRPERCYNKARR, encoded by the coding sequence ATGAACGCCATCACGAGAGTCATGGTCATTGAAGATGATATTGCGATTGCAGAGCTACACCATCGTTATTTAGAACAGATGGGTGGCTTTGACGTGGTCGGAATTGCCACCACACAGTCTGAAGCACTCATGCAATTAGACATATTAAAGCCTGACTTGGTTTTATTGGATGTGTATCTGCCGGATGGATGTGGGCTCGATATTTTGAACCACGTTCGCGGCAGTAATCAGGGCTGTGATGTGATTTTGATTACCGCAGCACGCGACGTCGACACCTTGCAACAAGCGATGCGTGGTGGAGTCGTGGACTATTTGCTGAAACCTGTGATGTTCCCTCGCTTAGAAGCGGCGCTGAAAAAGTACCAATCGCAACAGCAAGAGTTTGAAAGTGTTTCTGATTTGAACCAAGGATTGGTGGATATGATGCTGCAAGCCAACGCGAAAGCAGACTCGGGAAAAGTGTCAACATTACCCAAAGGAATTGATGGCGTAACGCTGGACAAAATTAGAGCCATTTTTCAACAAGCCGACATTGCTGATATTACCGCAGATGAAGCCGGTGAACGTATTGGAGCCAGCCGAACCACCGCTCGACGCTATTTGGAATTTCTAATCACGACTGGCGAGTTAGTGGCTGATTTAAATTACGGGTCAGTAGGTCGCCCAGAACGCTGCTACAACAAAGCTAGAAGATAG
- a CDS encoding ATP-binding protein, with product MKWSSISFRKRLLIIMTVTGLVELLILSAAGFYYIKQSQEQEMGLKALGVAEFLSESPLVTSIIRENGAIDPNGVAYTLSEETQVKFRNLAQLIGAAFVVVGDDKGIRLIHPYDDRLGKPMRGGDNQKALVLGESYVSTAKGSLGFSVRGKSAVKDQDGNVIGVVSVGYLLDSLQDRIEPYLAFLIVMALLVVAVNAVISSYVSRRFQRAILGFEPEEIGRLYVELDVTMSTVKEGILSIDKHGILRSINKSACDILSIDRESALNQQRLSDVLAGSDLEQLLSTGDTDHDVELYLNNKRIVANRSPIIVAGEVVGAVSSFRLRDEINDLTDQLSQTKEYADLLRSQTHEHQNKLNTISGLIQMGELDSVQQLIGQETAHYQSLIEFLRETIKDPLIAGMLLGKTERAREIGLELKVEEGSRLEALPSWLNADDVVTILGNLIDNAFDATMTAIKQEGQIAPMRRAIEVSISDFGNEIIIEVEDKGCGLPKHLATNALTEKGVSSKAKQNRGVGLYLIKQLADRYQGQLEMIDNPDFGSRMTVYLPKEEQ from the coding sequence ATGAAATGGAGCAGTATCAGTTTCCGAAAAAGGTTACTGATTATCATGACGGTCACTGGCCTTGTTGAACTTTTGATACTTTCAGCGGCTGGTTTTTATTACATCAAACAATCTCAAGAGCAAGAGATGGGTTTGAAAGCGTTAGGTGTTGCTGAATTTCTATCTGAATCGCCACTTGTCACCAGCATTATTCGAGAAAATGGAGCGATAGACCCTAACGGCGTTGCCTACACTTTGTCAGAAGAAACTCAAGTTAAATTTCGAAACCTTGCCCAGCTCATTGGCGCGGCGTTTGTCGTTGTGGGAGATGACAAAGGTATTCGCCTGATTCACCCTTATGATGACAGGCTCGGTAAACCAATGCGTGGTGGTGACAACCAAAAGGCTTTGGTGTTGGGTGAGTCTTATGTGTCGACGGCCAAAGGTTCGCTTGGCTTCTCCGTCCGTGGTAAATCTGCCGTCAAAGATCAAGATGGTAATGTGATTGGTGTGGTGTCGGTTGGTTACCTCTTAGATTCTTTACAAGATCGAATTGAACCTTATTTAGCCTTTTTGATTGTGATGGCCTTGCTGGTGGTTGCGGTTAATGCGGTGATTTCAAGCTATGTGTCTCGTCGTTTTCAACGCGCTATTCTGGGTTTTGAGCCAGAAGAAATTGGCCGCTTATATGTAGAACTTGATGTGACTATGAGTACCGTGAAAGAGGGCATTTTAAGTATCGATAAGCACGGTATTTTGCGTTCTATTAATAAGAGTGCCTGCGATATCTTGTCTATTGATAGGGAGTCTGCACTCAACCAACAGCGCCTTTCTGATGTATTGGCCGGCAGTGACTTGGAGCAACTGTTATCCACTGGTGACACCGACCACGATGTTGAGCTGTACCTGAACAATAAGCGAATTGTTGCCAACCGCAGCCCAATTATTGTGGCGGGTGAAGTGGTGGGTGCGGTATCCAGTTTCCGATTGCGAGATGAAATCAACGATTTAACCGATCAACTTTCTCAAACAAAAGAGTACGCAGACTTACTTCGTTCGCAAACGCATGAACATCAAAATAAGCTCAATACGATCAGTGGCTTGATTCAAATGGGCGAGCTGGACTCTGTTCAACAGTTGATTGGTCAAGAAACGGCGCACTACCAAAGTCTGATCGAGTTCTTGCGTGAAACCATTAAAGACCCGCTCATCGCAGGTATGCTCCTCGGGAAAACGGAACGTGCAAGAGAAATTGGTTTAGAGCTTAAAGTCGAAGAAGGCTCAAGACTCGAAGCGCTGCCTAGCTGGCTGAACGCGGATGACGTTGTCACCATTCTTGGTAATCTGATTGATAATGCCTTTGATGCCACTATGACGGCGATTAAGCAAGAGGGGCAAATTGCTCCAATGCGTCGAGCTATTGAAGTTTCAATCAGTGATTTTGGTAATGAAATCATCATTGAAGTAGAAGACAAAGGGTGCGGGTTGCCAAAGCACCTCGCGACGAATGCCCTCACGGAAAAAGGTGTATCGAGCAAAGCGAAACAAAATCGCGGTGTTGGATTGTATCTGATAAAGCAACTTGCCGATCGTTATCAAGGGCAACTAGAAATGATTGATAACCCTGATTTTGGGTCACGTATGACGGTGTATCTACCGAAAGAAGAACAATAA